TACCAGGACGACAACACCTACAAGCCGGTCCGCGAAGAGTTCGGCAAGCTCTAAGCTGAACGCCAACTAGGCCGCTTTTAGCGACGGGCCCCCTTCCTCATCAGGAAGGGGGCCCGTTGTGCGTCTCCCCAAGCTTCAATAAGGCTTTCACACAGGCGGTGGACCTACCATGTCCACATGAAGCTAACCCGGGAAGCCCGCTCCATCGCGGTGGTCATCAATACCGGTTCACGCAAAGGCTCTGCTGCCCGGGAGCTGGTGGTCCGGAGCCTGGACGCGGCAGGGCTTCCGGTTTCGGCCATGTATACGGTGGACGAGGCCGGGGACCTCAACCGGACTTTGGAACGGGCGGTCACTGGAGGGCATGACCTTGTGGTGGTGGGGGGAGGAGACGGAACGGTTGCTTCCGCCGCAGGACTGGTGGCGGGTACGGACGTGGCGTTGGGTGTGCTTCCACTGGGTACCGCCAACGATCTTGCCCGGACGCTGGAGATCCCCAAGGACCTGGGTGAGGCCTGCAAAGCCCTCGCCGAGGGAAAAATAGTGGACATAGACCTCGGCCGGGCTAATGGGCAGCCCTTCCTTAACGTGGCTTCAGCCGGCCTGTCCGTAGCCGTTACCCAAGCCCTCAGTCCGCGTCTCAAGCGGCTCATTGGACCCATGGCCTACGGAGTGGCTACGGTGCGCTCCTATGCCAAGCACAAGCCATTCCACGCCCGTCTGGAGTTCCCGGAGGGGGACCATCAGCCTGTGGAGCTGGAGAACCTGTTGCAGGTGGCTGTAGGGAACGGACGCTACTACGGCGGCGGCAATGCAGTTTCTCCCACCGCAGGGATTGATGACCACACCCTGGACATCTACGCAATCCTGATGGCTCCCCTGCGTGAGCAAGCAAAAATCGCTCGCTCGCTCAAGAACGGCAAATTTGTGGAGAACGAGCGAGTGCACCATGTCACCAGCCAAAGGGTCAGGCTGGTGACCACCCCGCCACTGCCGGTGAACCTCGACGGCGAGATCACCACCGGGACACCCACCGACTTCACTGTTCAACGCAACGCGGTGCATGTGGTGGTGCCGAAGGACAGCACCAGCGCCACATTTGAGGGACGCCCCTGAGCTTTCCTGAACGTCCCTGGACGTGCCGAAGGCCCGGCTCCGGAGCGACACCGGAACCAGGCCTTCGGGACTGACGCAGCTAGACCTCGTCCGCCAGGGTACCCAAGTAAAGCTGGATGACCTTGGGGTCCTTCATGAGCTCGCGCCCCGTACCGGTGTACGCGTCCTTGCCCTGGTCCAGGACGTATCCGCGGTCACAAATCTGCAAACAACGGCGGGCATTCTGTTCCACCATGATCACTGAAACACCGGCGCGGTTGATCTCGTGGACACGCAGGAAGGTCTCGTCCTGTTTGACGGGGGAGAGGCCTGCCGACGGCTCGTCAAGCAGCAGCACGGCCGGGTCCATCATTAGTGCCCTGCCCATGGCCACCATCTGGCGCTCACCACCGGACAAGGACCCTGCACGCTGGGCGCGCCGCTTTCCCAGTTCAGGGAAGAGGCTGGTCACAAAGTCGAAGCGTTCGGAGAAGTCCTTGGGCCGTTGGAACATGCCCATTTGCAGGTTCTCTTCAATGGTCAGCGTGGCAAAAACATTGTTGGTTTGCGGCACGAAGCCCACGCCCTGGGTAACCAGCTTGTTGGCCTTCAACCCGGTGAGGTCCTGGCCCCGGACCACCACTGTGCCGGAGTGGACCTTCACCAAACCGAACATGGCTTTCAGGAGCGTGGACTTACCGGCGCCGTTAGGCCCGATGATGCCAATGAGCTCGCCCTTGCGGGCCTCAATGCTGCAACCGTTGAGGATGTTGACGCCGGGAATGTAACCGGCCACGAGATTAGTGACCTTGACGACGGAATCACCGGCCGGGGCGGCCGCCGAGGCGGGCATTTCGCTGATGCTGCTGCTCATTTCCCGTCCTCCTTCTTGGTTTCTTCGATTTCGGACAGGATGCCTGCATCTTCGGTTCCCACCACGGACTCTTCGTCAGCTTCCAGTTCAGCCTCGAGTTCCTTGATGCCTTCGGCGTCGCCCAGGTCCACATCGTGGTGCGCACCAAGGTAGGCATCGATGACAGCGGGGTTCTTCATGACCTCGCCCGGAGGTCCTTCGGCAACAACCTTGCCTTCGGCCATGACCACTACCCAGTCGGCGATGTGGCGGACCATGTTCATGTCGTGCTCGACGAACAGAACGGTCATGCCCTCCGCCTTGAGGTTCTTGATGTGGTCCAGCAACGACTGCGTCAGGGCCGGGTTCACGCCGGCCATGGGCTCATCGAGCATCACCAGTTTGGGCTTGACCATCAAGGAACGCGCCATCTCCAGGAGCTTCCGCTGGCCACCGGAGAGGGATGCTGCGTAGTCGTCCTTCTTGGCGTCCAATTTGAACTTTTCCAGCAGCAGGTTGGCTTGGGCCGTAATTTCCTTTTCGCGTCCACCCCACATGCCCTTGAACAGGGCTTTGGAGAGTCGCTCGCCGGGCTGGTTCGCCGCGCCGAGCCGCATGTTCTCCATAACGGTCAGCTTGCCCATCACCTTGGTCAGCTGGAAGGTGCGGACCATGCCCATGCGGGCCACCTTGTAAGAGGAGACCCCTGCCAGGCTGTTGCCTTCAAACTGCCACTTACCTGTATTGGGAGTGTCAAAGCCAGTGAGCAGGTTGAACAGCGTGGTCTTCCCTGCGCCATTGGGACCGATCAAAGCGGTGATCTTGTGGCGCGGGATCTCGAGGTATTCAACGTCCACGGCGTTGATGCCGCCGAAGGAACGGGTGACGTCCTCAGCCACCACAATGGGATCGCGCTTCTTGCAGCCGGGGGTGTTTTCCCCGACGGCGATAGGCCGCGAATCGGTCATGTAGTCAATGTTGTTTTCGTTGGTCTCACTCATGCGAAAGCAAGCTCCTTCTTATTGCCGAAGACGCCTTGCGGGCGGAAGATCATCAGCAGCATCAGCGCAACACCCACCAGGATGTAGCGCAACTGGCCAGCCTGGACGGTGGTCAGCCAGGTAATGATTCCTGATTCGATGAGGCCGTAGAGCAAGCTCTGCGTCAGTGAGAGCACAACCCAGAAGATCATGGCTCCAATAACCGGCCCCAGGACAGTGGCCATGCCGCCGAGCAGGAGGCAGGTCCACAGGAAGAATGTCAGTTCCGTGCCGTAGTTGGACGGTTGGACGGCACCGCGGGGGAGCGTGAAGATCATGCCCGCCAAGGCGCCCAGCACGCCACCAATGACCAGGGCCTGCATCTTGTAGGCGTAGACGTTTTTGCCCAGGGAGCGGACGGCGTTCTCGTCCTCGCGGATGCCCTTTAGGACACGGCCCCATGGGCTGCGCATGAGGAGCCACACCAGGACGCAGCACACAATGACCAGTCCCCAACCCACCACGCGGATAAAGAAGTCGCGGTTGTTCATGCCCATATAGGAACCCTCGGGGAAGGGGTTCATGGCATAGAAGGTGTTCTCGAACGCTGCCAGGCCGTTGGCGGAGCCTGTGACGCTGGTGAGCTGATTGGTGGTGACTACGTAGCGGACAATTTCTGCCGCTGCAATGGTGACAATGGCCAGGTAGTCCGCCCTGAGCCGCAGAGTAGGTATACCCAGGATGAACGCGAAGATGACCGAGCAGAGAATAGAAATGATCAATGCCAGGAAGAACGGTGCGTCGAACGTCAGGGTGGAAATGGCGAAACCGTAGGCACCCACGGCCATGAAGCCGGCTTGGCCGAAGTTCAACAGCCCTGAGTAGCCAAAGTGCACCGCGAGGCCCAGAGCGGCAAGTGCGTAAGCCGCCGTCGTTGGGCTGAACAATTCGCCAAGGGCGCTGGAGAGAATAAATCCGAAGTCCATGGCCCGCTCCTAACCCACACGCTCACGCCGGCCGAGGATACCCTGCGGTCGGAACAGAAGAACAACAATCATGATGAACAGCGCACCGACGTACTTGAGGTCGGCGGGCAGGCCGAACACGGTAGTCAGTTCCACGAAGATACCTACGACGATGGAGCCGATCAGGGCGCCGAAGACGGTTCCCAAACCACCCAGCGTCACGCCGGCGAAGATGAGTAGCAGGATCTGCGAGCCCATGTCGAAGGTGACACCTGGACGGTAGTA
The sequence above is a segment of the Arthrobacter sp. StoSoilB22 genome. Coding sequences within it:
- a CDS encoding ABC transporter ATP-binding protein, translating into MSETNENNIDYMTDSRPIAVGENTPGCKKRDPIVVAEDVTRSFGGINAVDVEYLEIPRHKITALIGPNGAGKTTLFNLLTGFDTPNTGKWQFEGNSLAGVSSYKVARMGMVRTFQLTKVMGKLTVMENMRLGAANQPGERLSKALFKGMWGGREKEITAQANLLLEKFKLDAKKDDYAASLSGGQRKLLEMARSLMVKPKLVMLDEPMAGVNPALTQSLLDHIKNLKAEGMTVLFVEHDMNMVRHIADWVVVMAEGKVVAEGPPGEVMKNPAVIDAYLGAHHDVDLGDAEGIKELEAELEADEESVVGTEDAGILSEIEETKKEDGK
- a CDS encoding lipid kinase; the protein is MKLTREARSIAVVINTGSRKGSAARELVVRSLDAAGLPVSAMYTVDEAGDLNRTLERAVTGGHDLVVVGGGDGTVASAAGLVAGTDVALGVLPLGTANDLARTLEIPKDLGEACKALAEGKIVDIDLGRANGQPFLNVASAGLSVAVTQALSPRLKRLIGPMAYGVATVRSYAKHKPFHARLEFPEGDHQPVELENLLQVAVGNGRYYGGGNAVSPTAGIDDHTLDIYAILMAPLREQAKIARSLKNGKFVENERVHHVTSQRVRLVTTPPLPVNLDGEITTGTPTDFTVQRNAVHVVVPKDSTSATFEGRP
- a CDS encoding ABC transporter ATP-binding protein, producing the protein MSSSISEMPASAAAPAGDSVVKVTNLVAGYIPGVNILNGCSIEARKGELIGIIGPNGAGKSTLLKAMFGLVKVHSGTVVVRGQDLTGLKANKLVTQGVGFVPQTNNVFATLTIEENLQMGMFQRPKDFSERFDFVTSLFPELGKRRAQRAGSLSGGERQMVAMGRALMMDPAVLLLDEPSAGLSPVKQDETFLRVHEINRAGVSVIMVEQNARRCLQICDRGYVLDQGKDAYTGTGRELMKDPKVIQLYLGTLADEV
- a CDS encoding branched-chain amino acid ABC transporter permease; protein product: MDFGFILSSALGELFSPTTAAYALAALGLAVHFGYSGLLNFGQAGFMAVGAYGFAISTLTFDAPFFLALIISILCSVIFAFILGIPTLRLRADYLAIVTIAAAEIVRYVVTTNQLTSVTGSANGLAAFENTFYAMNPFPEGSYMGMNNRDFFIRVVGWGLVIVCCVLVWLLMRSPWGRVLKGIREDENAVRSLGKNVYAYKMQALVIGGVLGALAGMIFTLPRGAVQPSNYGTELTFFLWTCLLLGGMATVLGPVIGAMIFWVVLSLTQSLLYGLIESGIITWLTTVQAGQLRYILVGVALMLLMIFRPQGVFGNKKELAFA